The nucleotide sequence TCATCCTTGCTAATTCCCTTACTAAAGTGGCAATCCTGTCCTTTGTATCATGATTGGGAGCGGACCAAGAAATTGGATGCTTGGCACGTTGATCGGCTGATGCTTCTAGGAAGTCCCAATCTTCATCTTCCGAATTGGACAATAGAGTCCCATTACTAGTGGACTTCAAATATTTCCTCTCCTCACTTGTTAACCCATTAAGAGAGCATTAAATCAACTCCTACAATTTGACCAATGATGTGGGCAACTTCTCAATAATTCCTTAGAACGGGTGAAAGCATCTGTAATAACTCACTGACTGTTGTTGGAAAGATCAGATTTCATGTCTAACATCATCCGTCTTGGCAATGGAATAATACTCATCTAGAAATGCTTGTTGCATTTCCGCCCAAGTGTTAATGCTATATGTAAGCAATGTGAGAATCATTGCTTAGCTTTCTCttttaatgaaaattgaaaaagccTAAGTTTTACCTCGTCCTGTTGAAAGTTGTGACCCCAATGGTACCACAAATGGCCGAGAATTTGGCCAGACGAGTATATGGCTCTTTGGTAGCCATCCCATAAAATAAAGGTAGAACATTAATGTAGTGCGATTTAAAATCAAATGACCTACTTCCCTGAACTGGTGGAACAATAGGAGAAGCATTTTCAGAATCAATCGATCTAAATCGAGTGTTCACTCCAAAGTTTGGGAATGTATTGCTCCCCGTTCACCATGTTGGGTCTATTGTTATACCCATTCCATTGGTGTTGTTGATCAACTCTACCAACATAATTAGGACCCTGGTTATGATAATTGTTGTTGTTTTTGTTAAATCAGTTTCCCCTTGATTGAACCTTGGTTGTTCATTATTAGCATAACCCAACTCATTTTCTTCTTTAAACTTCTCATTATTGTACTAATTCCATTCCCCATGATTAATGCTCTGATAATCATTCGCTTCATTCTAGTCATACCCATCCTCGTTGTTGAATTCGTTCCAATTGTCATTCAGTGTGGACACTAACCCAGTCATTATCTACGCTTTTCTctttattgttgttgttgttgttgttaattCGTTGAGACGGTGAAGGCAACCGCATAGTTGGGTCTCTTTGGTTTGCATTGTGAGTAAAAAGATGGATTGATTTGGTTTTAAACGGGCCGAGTTAGGTCGTGGTTATGGTTAGGGTTAAGGTTTTGGACTTGGTTTAAATTTTGAAGTTGGTtgtggttttgttttgttttgttttgttttgttttgttttgttttgtggcAGGTGTTGTTAGTTTTGGTTATTAATGGGCATTACTGGAGTGGAGTGGTCTTAAATTGCTACTACCTAAACAGTTGTTTTGGTTGTTTGGGTTGTTTGGGTTCTCCATGTTAATGGATGAATGGTAAGTTTGGGTATTTGGTAAATTAGGGGCAATGGGTACCTAGGTAACGGTTGATTTGGTTTCTTCTTGCTACGTTTTCAATTTCTGGTTCAAACACGAGTGGTGAAGTCCTTTCATAAAAACgggtacgcatgcactacctgttaTCTATAAAAACAACACACCCTGCATAATAAGAGATATAGAAAATCGCAATATAAACCAAAATTTATATAGTTATCAACTCATAATTCTATTCATGATTTAAATATTGAATACAAAGAGGTTTATATATATTCTACTAGTTACAATAATAACCATCTAACTTATGACAATTAAATATTTTGCTTAACAATCCCCCGCAAGTTGAGGGCGGGTAACGACCTGCAACATGGATCTTAAAAATTCAAATCTTTGAGTTGATAACGGCTTCGTGAAGATGTCGGAAATTTGATCATCTGTTTTAATAAATTGAACCTTCAGATTTCCTTGACTGACTTGCTCACGAACAAAATGAAAATCTACCTCCACGTGTTTAGTTCTAGCATGAAACACCGGGTTTGCTGAAAGATACGTAGCTCCAAGATTATCACACCAAAGAGTGGGTTTATTCAACTTAACTCCTAGTTCTTGTAGAAGAGACTTTAGCCAGATTAGTTCAGCAACCGTATCAGCAATAGCCTTGTATTCAGATTCAGTAGACGACATAGAGACAATTTTCTGCTTGCGAGCTGACCATGATACTAAGTTTGAACCCAAGAAGATAGCATAGCCCCCCGTGGATCGATGGTCGACCGGGCAACCAGCCCAATCGGAATCCGAATATGCTGTAATAGTAACCAACCGCTCACCCCAATGTGAATCAGCAAAGGCATGTAATGTAGACGTTGAGTTCGATGTAAAACGAAGGCCCAGTTGAGACGTTCCCTTGAGATAGCGAATTATACGTTTGACAGCCGTCCAATGGGATTCGTGAGGTTCATGCATGAACTGACAGACCCTGTTGACAGCGTAGGCAATGTCGGGCCAAGATAAAGTAGCATACTGAAGTGCTCCAACACAATGATGATATCTTGTAGGATCGGGCATAAGTGGGTCGTCCTTGGTTATCGTATCTGCTTTGGCATTTGTAAGTGTTGCAAGCGGTTTCGAATCTTTTAACCCGACTCGATCAATAAGCAAGCTCCTGAATGTACTTCCGTTGAGATAGGATAAGACCCGAAGAGGTGTGAAGAACTTCAATACCAAGAAAGTAAGTAAGATGACCCATGTCAGTGAGAGACACCTGCTGACCAAGTGAGGCAATGATGCGATTAACTGTGTTGGGATCGTTGCCCGTAATAATGATGTTGTCCACGTAAATGAGTAGATAAACCTGTGTACCCAAGTGTTTAAGGATAAATAATGATGGATCAGTTTTGGAACCATGAAAACCAAGATGCTGTAAGACGTTTGAGAGTTTGGTGAACCATGCCCTGGGCGACTGTTTTAAGCCATAAAGGGATTTGTGCAACTTGAAAACATGATGAGGATGTTTACAAACCTCGAAGCCCGATGGTTGACGCATGTAAACCGTTTCATGTAGATCACCGTGTAAAAACACATTTTGCACATCAAGTTGTTTGGGAGACCAATTGTTAGAGACGACAAGAGAAAGAACCGTGCGGATGGTAGCTGGTTTGACCACGGGGCTGAACGTCTCATGATAATCAATGCTAGACTGCTGTAAAAAACCCTTTGCTACCAATCGAGCCTTGTGTCTAGTCAGGTTCCCATGCTGGTCAGTTTTCAACCTGTAAACCTACTTGCAATTAATAACATTAGAATTTGGAACCGGATGAACTAACGACCATGTTCTGTTTCTGTGTAGTGCGTGCAACTCGGCTGCCATGGCTTGACGCCACTCCGCGGATTCGTTGGCAAGAGTAAAGGAAGTCGGTTCAGAAGGAACGGTAGTGGTAGTGGCGATATTGGCTGAAGGGTAAAATTTTTTTCAGGGTTTAGGATGTGGCCGAAGGTGAGGAGGTCGGTAACGGGGCGTGGATGGTTGCGAAGGAGAGGAAGTAGGTTGGGTGGTGGTGGTCTATGGAATAGGGGCGGTTTGGACAGGTTCGGAAATAGGAGGGGTGGGTAGCGATGGTTCGGTTGTAGGAGTGGATGGGTTACCGAAAATGGTTAATGGCGGATCAGGAATTGTAGAAAAGGAAGTGGCGGTTGTGGAGGATGAAGGAGGGTCGATGGAGGGTTCAGTAAGGGAGGGAAAAACATGCTCGTTAAATCGAACATGGCGAGCAATGTAGATTCAATGAGTAGTTTGATCAAGGCATTGATATCCATGATGAGACAGGCAATAACCGAGAAATATACATGGAGTAGAACGAAAATCAATTTTGTGTTGGTTATATGGACGTAAGTAAGGAAAACAGAGACATCCGAAGACTCGAAGGAATGAGTAATCGAGAGGACGTTGGAAAACTAGTTGATATGGGGATTTGTTTGAGGAAAGACGAGAAAGTAGACGATTGATGATGTAGACGGTGGTTTGAAAAGCGAATGACCAAAATGTTTGAGGTAGTTTGGATTGGGCTAGTAAGGTGAGACCGGTTTCCACGACGTGGCGGTGGCGACGCTCGACAATGCCATTCTGTTCACTCGTATGAGGACACGAGCGACGATGTAAAATACCATGGGATGTAAAAAACTGAGTAAGGTTCCGAAACTCGCCACCCCAATCAGTTTGAACACTTCTTTGTTTGGTGTTAAATTGGCGTTCAACTAGGCGAACAAAATTTGTAAAGGTGGTAAAAACGTCAGATTTTTGCGTGAGCGGGAAATACCACATATAGCGGGTATGATGGTCAACACATAACAAAAAATAACGATAACCGTCAAAGGACGTGGTAGTATGGCCCCAGACATCACAATAAACCAAATCAAGTATGTTCTTACTACAAAAAGATGAAATAGGCAAAGTAAGTTTGGATATTTTTCCCAACTGACAAGAAGTACACAAAGATGAACAAAGTTTGTCAGAAACAGGTAAAGAAAATGTTTTAACAATATGTTGAAAAACTCGAAAGTGAGGATGCCCAAGTCGTTGATGCCACATAGTAGATGGAGCTCAAAAAGCAGTGAACGCCATCTTGGAAACCGGTTGAAAAGAAGGTAGGCGAATGGTGTAGAGACCCTGGTCACTAGGGCCCGTGAGGAGGATAGCCCTGGTAGCCTCGTCCTTCACAACAAAAAAAAAGAAGTGTGAAATTCAAAGAAAACGTTATTATCTTTGCAAAATTTGTGAACGGAAAGTAGATTGCGTTGTAGGCCTGGGACATGAAGTATGTGGTTAAGTTGTAAGTTTTTGTTTGAGGTAAAAAAGGATTTTGAACCGACATGAAGAATTGGAAGAGAGTTACCGTTACCAACATAGAGGGAGTCATTACCGTAATAGACGTCCGAGTTGTCCATACTAGCAAGATCAGGAGTACCATGGGAATTAGCGCCTGTATCCGAGTCCAAGTAGTATATGAGCCCGCCTCAGAGTTAGCATAATTCGCTTTAGGTGATCCACAAGAAGAGCTAGTGTGATTTGGGCACTGTGAGGGAATATGACCAATGCCACACCTATTGCAATGACCGTAAACCATATTTTGAATGGACGCCTAAGCAAACTGGCGAGAGCCTTGTAAACCACCACGGCCACAGCCCCCGCGAGAAAACGCACGGCCCCGACCGCATCCACGGGTCGGTCTTGAAGAAACAGACCGATTAGCATAGTTTGCCTGAGGAGCTGATGGTGATGCCGACGGTTGAGTTGTGGAAGCAAGTTGGTTTGCCAAAAGTTGAAGGTTGGTAATCTGCTGCTGAATCGAAGCCAAATCGGGGGCCTGAGAAGTAGTTGTTGCGGCAGTGGTAACATTGAAGACTTGTGGAGAGGCCGATGATGAAGAAATAGTGGACCGAGTGATATATTCATGATCACCAATCAGGCCGTGAAGCTCGTTAAATTGAACCGGTGGGGAGCGGGCAAGAAGGTTGCTTTTCAAACCATGGTATTCCTCACGTAAACCGGCTATAGTAAGCATAACGAGATCTTTGTCTTTGACGGGTTCACCAATATTTGCAAGAGCCATTGCATATGAAATCTTTAAAAGCTGCGTTTTTAGTGTGAACTCATGAGATGAATTCGAAGGAGCATATGCACGTGCTAGACTTAACCACATTTCCCGAGCTGTGTCTCCTTGGATGTGTTGAAACGAAGACTCGAAAACGGTGGATATAATGATCATGCGGACATGTGCATCATTAGCAATCCAGTTTGTAAAATTAGGGTTTGTAGTAGTAGCATTCCCGGTTGTAATTTTCTCTTTCGGGTAAGATAACGTGTTGTCAACATAACAATATAATCCATTGGCCTTTAAAAACGGTTCCGTCATGGCTTTCCAGTAGCCATAATTGTTTGGTGTAAGATTGAATGCAAACTTGTAGGAATTATGAGATATACGTTCTTGAATACTAAAAGCAATAATCGTTGTCATGATGAGTAAAATAGTGATTTTGATACCTGCAAGTCGATGGTTGGCTGATGGTTCATTGGTTCGTCGATGGCAAAGGAGATATTATTCTTCCTTTGAGGGATTATTTACAATATTTAATTGGACCTTCAAAAGAATGTTACAGCATAGTGGGGGCAATATTTAATTGGGAGGCAATATATAATTGGACGGCAAATCAACAGTTGACGGCAGGCAAATCAACAGTTGACGGCAATATTTGAACCTTCAAAGAAAGAATGTTACGGCAGCTATTATTGTTGGGGTTGTTTAGGGTTTACAAGTTGATAGGCTCTAATACCATATCAACTCATAATTCTATTCATGATTTCAATATTGAATACAAAGAGGTTTATATATATTCTACTAGTTACAATAATAACCCTCTAACTTATGACAATTAAATACTTTGCTTAACAATAGTTAATCATAAATACTCAATTGGTCTCAAAACACTAAGCGGTCTCAAAACACTAAGCGCACGAACTCCCCGAAAATGGAGTGAAAATTTGATCTGACGCACGCTGAGGGTCCTGTCACAGAAATACTTTTAGTGTGTTCCTTAGTACCTTCTGTTTTTGAGTAAAAGATGAGGAGGGGGAGGGTGATGAACAAGTGAATTGTGTAAATAAAATAATTGAAGACTGTGGTTTTTACAAGAACTTGGGTGGCTCAGCTGTTTAAGACTCTCGCTTACATCCCAGAGGTCTTGAGTTCGAATCCTGTTGGTGATTTTTGCCATACTAGACCCCGCCTGAACCCATCCGAACCATGCTGAACGCCATCACTAGTTTACAGATATAGTTTAACTAGGATCTTTAACTTACTAAGATCTGTTACCCTAAACTCTCTGGCTCCTACGGTGAGGAAGAAATCAGTTAACGGCGTAACACTTCTTTGACTGACTAAGATCGGTTTACATATAGTTTAACTAGGATCTAATAAAGAACTACTGTAAGGGTTCTTTGATTGAGAGCAACACTAGAAAACTTTATATGAATGAAAACTCAAACAGTACCTGAAAAGGACGTATATAATCATTTAATCAAACCGAGCATCATGTTTACATGTCCTGAAGAATTTTCATTGCATTTGAACCCAAATGCCAGGACTCGGGATCTCTTTGTGAACCACAAACATAAGATAGTTCCCTGCCGGAGCAATGTTACCAGAGGGTGGAGCCCTTACAACAACCTGGTATCTTGACCTCCCAATAATCTTGGAAGCAGCTCCACCATCGAGTACCAGCAACCTTTGGTTCATTGAAAAGGAATGTGTGTTAAATGAAGGTGCCACCATTGTTACAGAGACGGAGCTTAGATCCACAACGCCTTAAACAGTAAACACAACAACCAATTGTTTGCCATATCGGATTCTACTGTTTGTTACAGGCAAGATTATTTTCGGGCGTAATCCAGAAGAGTTTGAATCCAAGTAAGAAGGAGAGAACGTCTCCAAGCTAAGTTCAGTTGGGTAAAGAACGTTTGAAAATTCATATTTATCATGAGGATTACTTCCACCAACAAGAACACGCCCGTCTCGTAAAAGAACTGTTGTGGAATGGTAAACTCTAGGAATGGTGCTTGGATTTTGCACCTCAAATCGAGAGCCTACTTGGTTATCAGGTCGGTATGCTACTGGGCTTAGAACTGGGTTCCTCCCAAGTTCCCACCCGGCAACCCCTGCTGATGCTCCATTGATGATCAAAACATGGCCATTGGGTAGCAACAACATGTCACCCATGACGCGAGCCAGAGGCATGGTCTCCATGAACCATTGGGGGTTAGGGTCAGATATTTTGATCCGCCCACATGTGTCCAATGCCCCATCAAATATCCCCTTATTCGCATTAACAAATGCTCCTTTTGGTGCACCTCCACAAACCAACACTTCAACCTCATTTACGGTCTCACCTTTTATCCGTAAAGGGAGTAGTACCGCGGATCCCGTGCTTGGGTAACTCCGTGGTTGACCACCGGGCATTGTTGGGTATGTCTTCAGAACAAGGTTCTTTGAGTAGTCAAACAAAATGGCACGATTGTTGGCAAAAATGAAGAGATTGCCATCAGGATAGAGAAATACAAATGGATATAAGTTATTCTCAGCTTGAGGATCATTTGTTTCAACCAAAAAAGGCAAACTAGGAGTGCTCTCACTTGTAGACATTTTCGGATAAAACTCATAGTTAAATGCTTTACGGCCACCAATGATGATTTGCCTTCCATCAGGCAATAAATGATTGCTTGCGTACCATCTTGATTTACTCAAGCCATTTGGCTTCTCTTGCCAATCGCATGTATCACATGATTTGTAAGTTCGGACAACACGataactgttagggctggatttttattataggtgatccttacacgtgatcctaaccagcgatccttgtttctttggcagacagtgatcctcaggaggacttcaggatcaggatcatgggacattataggatcctcatactaacgatcatcttcgcttaatgcaatattgttttgcaggaacatctagcaggatatgctctagatatcatgatccagggacgcgtcttcacaaatatggcaagagcttaattgcagaaagacgttgcacaggatatggaaactaggcttgatttatgggcggctatttaggctagattgtctttatttctaaaggggcaatgagctgataattagtcattttacctaaaataggtcacctacacatgtataaataccactcttcttcattcggaagaacacacacgacatacgacacaactctcaaacacttagacactcagtgatccttgtactcagctcattatcatccaaagttgtaatcatatttttgttatattgaagttggtgatcggtagttgccatcacccgaggttttttatgccggagatcattcattgatcaagggctttttcctcgtataaatcatcgtgtctttgcatctttatcacaaaagtgatcctttactttcataattaaccaagcatcataccccgttttcataaagtttggttacattatccttgtgtgatttttgaccaaaacagtttggcgcccaccgtggggcaattggtgcttcgttcataagaaaatcttttgttcgaaatcatttcaaagagttacatggcttcatcattgaagaacacgtccacggcgatgtctgcggtcacttcatcacagatcaccttgcctcctccaccggcaggatctcagaaaaatactgagaagagatcaactcccactttctctaaacctctatcttcttctgctatgaattcttctattcccagtactagtgatgtatttgctttgattttgcagatgaaggatcgtatgcagcggcaagatgaaactaacgaaaggatcctcagggaaattggagatctcaaaagacaaaagaaagcgacagaggatcattctccactgatgcccaaatccttgagctttgatactccaatgatcacttcccagccatcagggatcccggacgtgcaaatcataggggagtcaagaggatcacgtctcaactcggcagcaatgactcagacatc is from Helianthus annuus cultivar XRQ/B chromosome 9, HanXRQr2.0-SUNRISE, whole genome shotgun sequence and encodes:
- the LOC110876746 gene encoding aldehyde oxidase GLOX1, which produces MSTSESTPSLPFLVETNDPQAENNLYPFVFLYPDGNLFIFANNRAILFDYSKNLVLKTYPTMPGGQPRSYPSTGSAVLLPLRIKGETVNEVEVLVCGGAPKGAFVNANKGIFDGALDTCGRIKISDPNPQWFMETMPLARVMGDMLLLPNGHVLIINGASAGVAGWELGRNPVLSPVAYRPDNQVGSRFEVQNPSTIPRVYHSTTVLLRDGRVLVGGSNPHDKYEFSNVLYPTELSLETFSPSYLDSNSSGLRPKIILPVTNSVVDLSSVSVTMVAPSFNTHSFSMNQRLLVLDGGAASKIIGRSRYQVVVRAPPSGNIAPAGNYLMFVVHKEIPSPGIWVQMQ